From Sporichthya brevicatena, the proteins below share one genomic window:
- a CDS encoding TraR/DksA family transcriptional regulator: protein MKKSAPAKKAPAKNAPAAKKTAPAKKAPAAKKAAPAKKAAPAKKTGTLARAATLARRATAPARKAAAIARQVAAPAAKPAPEAPAPVPAKAPTKTAAKAPATAPAAKPAAKPTGKLAVREGETAWTNEELKEVRAELGKDVDRLRAEIAVAQADREALLRDYGDGSGEDQADAGTKTLEREQEMSLVNNALDMLQQDERALARLEDGTYGQCESCGDPIGKARLQAFPRATLCVACKQRAERRY from the coding sequence GTGAAGAAGTCCGCGCCGGCCAAGAAGGCCCCGGCCAAGAACGCCCCGGCGGCGAAGAAGACGGCGCCCGCGAAGAAGGCCCCGGCGGCGAAGAAGGCAGCACCCGCGAAGAAGGCAGCACCCGCGAAGAAGACCGGGACGTTGGCCCGGGCGGCGACGCTCGCGCGGCGGGCGACGGCTCCCGCGCGCAAGGCCGCCGCGATCGCCCGGCAGGTGGCCGCTCCCGCCGCGAAACCCGCCCCGGAGGCGCCGGCCCCGGTGCCGGCGAAGGCCCCGACCAAGACCGCGGCAAAGGCTCCCGCCACGGCTCCGGCCGCGAAGCCGGCCGCGAAGCCGACCGGCAAGCTCGCGGTCCGGGAGGGGGAGACGGCCTGGACGAACGAGGAGCTCAAGGAGGTCCGGGCCGAGCTCGGCAAGGACGTCGACCGGCTCCGGGCCGAGATCGCGGTCGCCCAGGCCGACCGGGAGGCGCTGCTGCGCGACTACGGCGACGGCTCCGGGGAAGACCAGGCGGATGCCGGCACCAAGACGCTCGAGCGCGAGCAGGAGATGTCGCTGGTCAACAACGCCCTCGACATGCTCCAGCAGGACGAGCGGGCGCTCGCGCGCCTCGAGGACGGCACCTACGGCCAGTGCGAGTCGTGCGGCGACCCGATCGGGAAGGCCCGGCTCCAGGCGTTCCCGCGGGCCACGCTCTGCGTCGCCTGCAAGCAGCGGGCCGAGCGCCGGTACTGA